The region ACCCGGCGGCCCGTCCTGCTTCAACACGGCGCGTACACCCACGTTCAGGTTCTGGTCGCCGAACTGGCACCCACAGAAGTTGTGGGCCGCCGCCTTCACTTGATCGCGGGTCAGAACCGGGTGCTGACGGTGTCCGAGAAGGAAGTGCCGTTCCTTCACGCCTTCAGTCAGGCCCTGCGCAGCGACAGTCGCCTCGGACAACTCGATTCTGCCGTGTTTCTCGCGGCCCTGCTGGGCCGGCACGTCGAGTCCTACCTCGGGCAGCTTGATCCGCTGGAGGAGGCGGTTGACCGCCTGGACACCCGGATGCTGACGGAGAAGGTCGGGCCGCCCCTGCTGACGGAACTGGCCCGATTGCGCCGGCAGGTGGGTGAGCTGTGCCGGATGATGACGGCCCACCGTGGGGTGTACGCCGCGCTGGGCCGACCGGACTTTGTGACCTTCGTGGGTGACGAGCCGGAACTGCACCTGCGGGCGCTGGTGGCCGAGTTTGAACATACGGTCGACTCGCTCGAAAGTGCACGCGGCCTGGTGCTGGGGGCCTTCGAGCTGTACACAGCGCGCCTGACCCTGCACACCAACCAGGTGATGTCCACCCTGACGGTCGCCACCGTGGCGCTGGGGGTCCTGGCGGCCGTCGCCGGGTTTCTGGGGACCAATTTTGAAGCCTCTGTCTTCCGCGCTGGAGACGCGGGGTTCTTTGCGGCTCTGGTGGGGGCCATGGTCCTGGTGGTGGCCCTGGTGGCCTTCGCACGCCGCCGGGGGTGGTTTTAAGGCGCAAGGCGCGCCTCCGGACAACGTGCAGGCGCCGCTGCACCGAAGCGGCGCCAGCGCGTCCCGGTCAGGGGCCGCGAGGCGTGACGCGGCGCCAGTTCTAGGTCAAGGCGAGAACGAGAGGCGACTGCGTCAGACCTCAACCCGCTTTTGACGGACAGG is a window of Deinococcus taeanensis DNA encoding:
- a CDS encoding magnesium transporter CorA family protein; the encoded protein is MTVHAHLFDADVPDQDYTSLSDVPAQLTDRQLLWIHLDAPGPDELAPAAALLQVGADTLRQLTQGTRRPVLLQHGAYTHVQVLVAELAPTEVVGRRLHLIAGQNRVLTVSEKEVPFLHAFSQALRSDSRLGQLDSAVFLAALLGRHVESYLGQLDPLEEAVDRLDTRMLTEKVGPPLLTELARLRRQVGELCRMMTAHRGVYAALGRPDFVTFVGDEPELHLRALVAEFEHTVDSLESARGLVLGAFELYTARLTLHTNQVMSTLTVATVALGVLAAVAGFLGTNFEASVFRAGDAGFFAALVGAMVLVVALVAFARRRGWF